GCGGATGAACCAGAGCGCGCAGACGGTGCGCGACTCCGGCTTCTCGCTCGACGTGCTGAACGGACGCTTCACCGCCCTGGCGTGGGTGGCGTTCCAGTTCCTCTCGATCGCCTGCCTGATCGGAGCGGCGGTCATCTCAGTGACGGGCGTGCTGCCGGTGTCGGCGGGCCAGGTCGTGCTGCTGAGCACCTACTTCGTGATGCTGACCAATTCGATCGTGAACCTGCTCAACCTCGCGCCCCTCATTACGAAGGGGCGAGAGTCGCTCCGCTCCATCGCCGAGGTGCTGGAGGAGCCCGACGTCGAGCGCAACGAGGGCATGGCCACGCCCGGCCGCGTCGTCGGCCGCCTCCGATTCGAGGGGGTGTCCTTCCGGTATCCGGACGCCGACTCCCCGGCCGTGCGCGACCTCGACCTCGACATCCGACCGGGCGAGACCGTCGCGTTCGTCGGCCGCTCGGGCTCGGGCAAGTCGACGGTGCTGAACCTCGCGCTCGGGTTCCTGCGGCCCACCGGGGGGCGGATCCTGCTCGACGAGGTCGACATGAACACCCTCGACCTGCGCCGGGTGCGCGGAGCCGTGTCGGTCGTGCCCCAGGACTCGGTGCTGTTCACGGGAAGCATCCGCGAGAACGTCACCTACGGGCTCGAGGACGTCGACGACGAGCAGGTGCGCCGCGCGCTCCGGGACGCGAACGCGTGGGACCTGGTCGAGAGCCTGCCGCGCGGCCTCGACACCCTCCTCGGCGAGAAGGGCGCGCGTCTCTCCGGCGGTCAGCGGCAGCGGATCTCGATCGCCCGCGCGCTGATCCGCGACCCGCGCATCCTGCTCCTCGACGAGGCGACCAGCGCGCTCGACAGTGAGTCGGAGCAGCTGGTGCAGGAGGCGCTACTGCGCCTGCGCGAGGGGCGCACGACGCTGGTGGTCGCGCACCGGCTGTCGACCATCCGCTCGGCCGACCGCATCGTGGTGCTCGAGGCGGGCCGGGTTGTCGAGTGCGGGACGCACGACGAGCTGCTCGCCGCCGAGGGCGTGTACGCGGGGCTGCACGCGATCCAGGCGGGCTGAGCGGGGGCGGCGCTACCGTGCGTCGCGGGCCGCCCGGGCGCGCTCGCGGATGGCGAGGACGACCGCGGTCTTGGCGTCGGCGTAGGCGTTCATATCGTCCCAGGCGCGCTCGAGCAGTGTCGTCTTGGTGCTCTCGTAGAGGGTGCGCTCCTCCGGGTCGGCGCGCAGGCGGTCGCGGAGCAGGAGGTAGTCGTCGATCTCCCGGGCACCGCGCTCGTAGACGTGCACGTGGACGTCGCGGCCCGGCGTCCGCACGAGACGGTGACCGGGCTCGCGGACCCGGAGCTCGTAGCCCGCCGCGAGAAGAGAGTCGAGGTAGTCCTCCTCCGCGGTGATGTCCGCGACCGCGAGGACGATGTCGATGATCGGCTTGGCGGCGAGGCCGGGGACCGAGGTGGAGCCGATGTGCTCGACCTCGACGCCGGTCAGGGTACCGAGGATCCGGCGGCGGTGCTCCTCGTAGCGGGCGGGCCAGCCGTCGTCGTAGGGCTGCAGCCCGACGCGGAGCGGCTCGGCGCCGCCGACCAGCTCGACGGTCGTGACGTCGGGGCGGCGTGGGGTGCTCATCGGAGCATTCTCCCGCTCGAGGTGTCGTCGCTGCACCAGATGTCTCTGGCCGAGGGCTACGGCGGCGAGGGCGTGCGGGAAGGGCCCGGGCGAGCGATCGGACTCTCCGGCCTCCTGCGCGTACTTCTGCACGGGCCGATCAGCTGTCTGGGGGCGCGAGACGAGTCGCCCGCGCGATTGGCTCGGCTGGACGAGCTGCGGGAACAGGTGTTCGGGCGCTGATCCCGCTCGACGGTGTGCTCAGAACGGTGGCGGCGCCTCGGTGAATCTCGGTGACGGGGAGCTGCCGGGGAGCGCGGCCGGCCGCGTGGTGACGTGGCGTCCGGTGGGGGTGGTCCAGTCGGCGGTGCCGTCGGGGTGGAGGGCGTAGGTCCACCGGTCGCCGTGTCGGACGTGGTGGTGGGCGGTGCAGAGCGAGGCCAGGTTCTCGAGCGCGGTCTCACCACCGTTGCGCCATTCGATCGTGTGGTCGGCCTCGCTGGTGGACGCGGGCCGGGTGCAGCCGGGGAAGCGGCAGGTCTGGTCCCGCAGCTGCAGGTGCAGGCGCATCTGCGGCGGTGGGACACGCTGGGTGCGGCCGACCGAGGTGACGGTGCCGGTGTCGGGGTCGGTGAGCACTCGGGTGAAGGACGCTCCGGCGCCGGCCAGTGCGCGCGCGAGGTCGGCGGGGACGGGTCCGTAGCCGTCGAGGTCGGCGGAGGCGTCGTCGAGTCCGGCCGCGGTCGTCGCAGGGAGGGTCAGTCGCACCTCGGCGCGGATGCCGGGGACGAACGTCGGCGAAGGCGTCTCGCTGTCGGAGAGGGGAGTGGTGCCGCTGATGTCCCCGTCGCAGAGCAGGTCGGCGAAGGCGTCGGCGCGCAACTGCGAGAGGGAGCGGGGGTCGCCGTCGGAGCCTTCGCGGAGG
The genomic region above belongs to Rathayibacter sp. VKM Ac-2759 and contains:
- a CDS encoding ABC transporter ATP-binding protein, which encodes MGQRRHPRGLHPVITARRPLGGLVASLRPARWRLVLAVLAYLVKDSPIWVLPVITSSVIDTVVTGGSPATLLALGAGALVLVALNYPAAQLFVRLFMSTVRDLGVSLRNQLAHRLQELSIGFHTRSSSSVMQTKVVRDVENVELMLQQGANPLLSALGVILGALAVVAVQVPGFLVLFVLVVPLSVALVAGVRKRSASRNERFRRDVEHFSSQVGEMASLLPITRAHGLEGVATRRMNQSAQTVRDSGFSLDVLNGRFTALAWVAFQFLSIACLIGAAVISVTGVLPVSAGQVVLLSTYFVMLTNSIVNLLNLAPLITKGRESLRSIAEVLEEPDVERNEGMATPGRVVGRLRFEGVSFRYPDADSPAVRDLDLDIRPGETVAFVGRSGSGKSTVLNLALGFLRPTGGRILLDEVDMNTLDLRRVRGAVSVVPQDSVLFTGSIRENVTYGLEDVDDEQVRRALRDANAWDLVESLPRGLDTLLGEKGARLSGGQRQRISIARALIRDPRILLLDEATSALDSESEQLVQEALLRLREGRTTLVVAHRLSTIRSADRIVVLEAGRVVECGTHDELLAAEGVYAGLHAIQAG
- a CDS encoding GrpB family protein — protein: MSTPRRPDVTTVELVGGAEPLRVGLQPYDDGWPARYEEHRRRILGTLTGVEVEHIGSTSVPGLAAKPIIDIVLAVADITAEEDYLDSLLAAGYELRVREPGHRLVRTPGRDVHVHVYERGAREIDDYLLLRDRLRADPEERTLYESTKTTLLERAWDDMNAYADAKTAVVLAIRERARAARDAR
- a CDS encoding HNH endonuclease signature motif containing protein — translated: METIGTAEAVLAEVRECGDEVAGEDRSIAPRRLATAERLYAGHRRALESPESFARGLRLSRSEANDLAERSIRAELAVAMGTSERAVARRIEHAQLLVEDLPRTRAALADALILWESGELICATAATLPTESRAALDERAAEAALAMTPTQLRRSLALWREQLHDQPLTVRHARARDDRAVWVTPEIDGMATLRAYLPAQVTVGAYHRLDRIARALREGSDGDPRSLSQLRADAFADLLCDGDISGTTPLSDSETPSPTFVPGIRAEVRLTLPATTAAGLDDASADLDGYGPVPADLARALAGAGASFTRVLTDPDTGTVTSVGRTQRVPPPQMRLHLQLRDQTCRFPGCTRPASTSEADHTIEWRNGGETALENLASLCTAHHHVRHGDRWTYALHPDGTADWTTPTGRHVTTRPAALPGSSPSPRFTEAPPPF